A window of Flavobacterium flavigenum contains these coding sequences:
- a CDS encoding SusC/RagA family TonB-linked outer membrane protein, whose protein sequence is MKKPVVKQRLLHRIMKITLFQFVLALVFSSVTMANSVIGQRKLDTKVTIAVENLSLDNTLSKLEKSAHVKFSYNSRLPQLSQKVSIEANQETLESILNRILKPFNITYAEISNQIILQKNTKLDGFSTDESHTSLFEILSAGPIIKGKVTDINGSPLPGATILAKGTKIAVLTDFDGNFSIEMPANSNQLVISYVGFETKEIGIEDTSPTIVLNEAGQNLKEVIVTTGYEKTSKRTFTGAISKISAAELKVDGVVDVSRMIEGKAAGVTVQNITGTFGTAPKITVRGSSSIFGDTKPLWVIDGVVQEDIINLTFADLASGNSETLLSSSIAGLNANDIQSIEILKDASATSIYGSRSLNGVVVISTKQGRRDSPLKVSYSLEQTVRAVPNYSQYDILNSQESMSIFKEMEAKGYLDLPSTVNGRYGGAYNILGRAINTYVPETDSYLVNNDPVSRNNFLKKYELANTDWFSVLFRPSITQNHSLSFSGGGKNNTFYASLGYYTDPGWTIADDVKQISSNIKGTFYVNDRLNVTLSTMASVRDQGAPGSYESEKDVVFGKVTRDFDINPFNYVLNTSRTLRPYDENGDLEYYRNNWAKMNIINELENNFMEIQVKDIRFQLDLDYKINPHLNYNLTGSARFANTSREHKIMENSNVVGAYKAGTPDGEDGVNTLVRDANIFLYQDPNDLTAPKVSVLPNGGFLRKFTNDLTSYNLRNSVNYRNIFNDKHELEGLFGTELRVVDRSSDNFTAAGLQYDRGLTAFTDPRIIEKIINGGDSYYGFNEEKERTVGFFGKIGYTYDRRYTASVTGRYDGSNRQGNSNSSRWLPTYTFSGKWNVAEEKFMKNIASVNTLALRASYGLTATAGPATNSLAIYKSYITDRFNLDDRETGIQIDELQNGSLTWEKQFETNIGLDLGMFNNRFQLTTDIYSRKAFDLVDYVITSGIGGQRIRQGNNADMETKGLEIGFTTKNIDSKDFKWSTTLNFSVYKQQITKLENTPTAFDLIDANGGNTLGHPRNSLYSYQFTGLNNQGLPTFIMADGETDNVTGANFQDNLNVTKYLKYEGSIEPNKSIGLANTFTYKNWSLYVFFVGSGGNKVRLNPVYDSTYDDLTVFTKDFTNRWINPGDENFTNVPVIADKRLNANYGGERTLARAYNTYNYSDVRIADGDFVRLKNISLSWEFPSDFKRKLGLSTFTLKGSAVNPWLIYSDKRLNGQDPEFRNSGGVALPVTSQYTFTLNLSF, encoded by the coding sequence ATGAAAAAACCAGTTGTGAAACAACGATTACTCCATCGAATCATGAAAATAACGCTATTTCAGTTCGTCTTAGCACTTGTGTTTTCAAGTGTTACCATGGCAAACAGTGTGATTGGACAAAGAAAACTAGATACGAAAGTTACCATTGCAGTTGAGAATTTAAGTTTGGATAATACGTTGTCTAAACTTGAAAAATCTGCACACGTGAAATTTTCATACAATTCAAGATTGCCACAGCTAAGTCAAAAAGTTAGTATTGAGGCAAATCAGGAAACTCTGGAAAGTATTCTGAACAGAATTTTGAAGCCATTCAATATTACTTATGCAGAAATAAGCAATCAGATTATTTTGCAAAAAAACACAAAATTAGATGGTTTTTCTACAGATGAATCACATACATCCTTATTTGAAATATTGTCAGCCGGACCTATTATAAAAGGAAAAGTTACAGATATAAATGGTAGCCCTCTTCCTGGGGCAACAATACTTGCAAAAGGTACTAAAATAGCTGTACTGACTGATTTTGATGGAAATTTTTCTATAGAAATGCCTGCTAATAGCAATCAGTTAGTAATTTCTTATGTAGGTTTTGAAACCAAAGAAATTGGAATAGAAGATACTTCTCCCACTATTGTTTTAAATGAAGCAGGACAGAACTTAAAAGAAGTTATTGTTACAACTGGATATGAAAAAACTTCCAAAAGGACTTTTACAGGAGCGATTAGTAAAATCTCAGCTGCTGAACTAAAAGTTGACGGAGTCGTGGATGTGAGTAGAATGATTGAAGGAAAAGCTGCTGGTGTTACCGTTCAAAACATTACAGGAACTTTTGGTACAGCACCTAAAATCACAGTCCGTGGATCTTCTTCCATTTTTGGAGATACCAAACCATTATGGGTAATTGATGGAGTAGTACAGGAAGATATTATCAACTTAACATTTGCAGACTTAGCATCTGGTAACTCTGAAACTTTATTAAGTTCATCCATTGCGGGTTTAAATGCAAATGATATCCAAAGTATTGAAATTTTGAAAGATGCTTCTGCGACTTCTATCTATGGATCAAGATCTTTAAATGGAGTTGTGGTTATTTCTACAAAACAAGGTCGTAGAGATTCTCCTTTAAAAGTAAGTTATTCATTAGAGCAAACTGTTAGAGCTGTTCCAAATTACAGTCAATACGACATTCTGAATTCTCAGGAATCTATGAGTATTTTTAAAGAAATGGAAGCTAAAGGATATTTAGATTTACCTTCAACTGTAAATGGAAGATATGGGGGCGCCTATAATATTTTAGGCAGGGCTATCAATACTTATGTGCCAGAAACGGATAGTTATTTAGTTAATAACGATCCTGTTAGTCGTAATAATTTCTTAAAGAAATACGAACTGGCAAATACGGATTGGTTTAGTGTTTTATTCAGGCCATCTATTACGCAAAATCACTCTTTGAGTTTCTCTGGTGGTGGAAAAAACAATACATTTTATGCATCTTTAGGATATTATACAGATCCGGGATGGACTATTGCCGATGATGTTAAACAAATTTCATCAAATATTAAGGGCACATTTTATGTAAATGACAGATTAAATGTTACGCTTTCTACAATGGCTTCTGTTCGTGATCAAGGAGCACCAGGAAGTTATGAAAGTGAAAAAGATGTTGTTTTTGGAAAAGTAACGCGTGATTTTGATATCAATCCATTTAATTATGTATTAAATACAAGTAGAACTTTAAGACCATATGATGAAAATGGAGATTTAGAGTACTACAGAAATAACTGGGCTAAAATGAATATTATCAATGAATTGGAGAATAATTTCATGGAAATTCAAGTTAAAGACATCCGTTTTCAATTGGATTTGGATTACAAAATTAATCCCCATTTGAATTATAATTTAACGGGTTCTGCTCGTTTTGCAAATACAAGTCGGGAGCATAAAATTATGGAGAATTCAAACGTAGTTGGAGCTTATAAAGCTGGTACGCCGGATGGTGAAGATGGAGTAAATACATTAGTAAGGGATGCTAATATCTTTTTATATCAGGATCCTAATGATTTAACAGCTCCTAAAGTTTCTGTTTTACCAAATGGAGGTTTTTTAAGAAAATTTACTAATGACTTAACTTCTTATAATTTAAGAAATAGTGTTAATTACAGAAACATATTTAATGATAAACATGAATTAGAAGGTTTATTTGGTACTGAGTTAAGAGTGGTTGACAGAAGCAGTGATAATTTTACTGCCGCCGGCTTACAATATGACAGAGGTCTGACTGCATTTACTGACCCTAGAATTATTGAAAAAATCATCAACGGAGGAGATTCTTATTATGGTTTTAATGAAGAAAAAGAAAGAACAGTAGGTTTCTTCGGAAAAATAGGATATACATACGATCGTCGTTATACTGCTTCTGTTACAGGGCGTTATGATGGATCAAACAGACAAGGAAACAGTAATTCTTCAAGATGGTTGCCAACATATACTTTTAGTGGAAAATGGAATGTGGCTGAAGAAAAATTCATGAAAAATATTGCGTCTGTAAATACTTTGGCATTAAGAGCTTCTTACGGACTTACTGCAACTGCAGGACCTGCAACAAACTCTTTGGCAATTTACAAGAGTTATATAACAGATCGTTTTAATCTTGATGACAGAGAAACCGGAATTCAGATTGATGAGTTACAAAATGGAAGTTTGACTTGGGAAAAACAATTTGAAACTAACATAGGTCTTGATCTTGGAATGTTTAACAATAGATTTCAATTAACGACAGATATTTACAGTCGTAAAGCATTTGATTTAGTTGATTATGTAATTACTTCCGGAATTGGTGGTCAAAGAATCAGACAAGGAAATAATGCTGATATGGAAACTAAAGGTTTAGAAATTGGCTTTACAACTAAAAATATTGATAGCAAAGACTTTAAATGGTCTACAACTCTTAATTTTTCTGTTTACAAACAACAAATTACAAAGCTAGAAAACACACCTACAGCATTTGATTTAATAGATGCAAATGGAGGTAACACACTTGGTCATCCTAGAAATTCATTGTATTCATACCAATTTACTGGTCTGAACAATCAAGGTTTACCAACTTTCATAATGGCTGATGGGGAAACAGATAATGTTACAGGGGCAAATTTTCAGGACAATTTAAATGTTACAAAGTATTTAAAATATGAAGGATCTATTGAGCCAAACAAATCAATAGGTTTAGCAAATACGTTTACTTATAAAAATTGGTCTTTATACGTGTTTTTTGTTGGATCAGGAGGAAACAAAGTTCGTTTAAATCCAGTTTATGATAGTACTTATGATGATTTAACAGTTTTCACAAAGGACTTTACCAACCGATGGATAAATCCTGGAGATGAGAATTTTACAAATGTTCCTGTTATTGCAGATAAACGTCTGAATGCAAATTATGGTGGAGAACGTACATTAGCAAGAGCATATAATACATATAACTATTCAGATGTGCGTATCGCTGATGGAGATTTTGTGAGACTAAAAAACATATCATTGAGTTGGGAATTTCCAAGTGATTTCAAGAGAAAATTAGGGCTTAGCACTTTTACATTAAAAGGTTCAGCAGTTAATCCCTGGCTAATTTACTCTGACAAGAGATTAAACGGTCAGGATCCTGAATTTCGTAATTCAGGAGGAGTAGCTTTACCGGTAACATCTCAATATACTTTTACTTTAAACCTTTCATTTTAA
- a CDS encoding RagB/SusD family nutrient uptake outer membrane protein, producing MKNLKIALSLLILLSISSCDDFLSEKPDNRTEIDTPDKISELLVNAYPQMSYFDIAETMSDNVFDSGMAETLLKNQQNYNWEIQTETTDIDTQAYYWDACYKAIAHANKALEAIDQLGNTVALNPQKGEALLARAYSHFMLVSLWSKRYNPATAATDLGIPYVTKPETELLTKYKRNTVKEVFDFIQKDIEEGLPLVTNDYKEPKFHFNVSAAKAFASRFYLIKGDWDKVIEVSNDLGSRPVGKLRDYFSYESIPVNSQRLNYATSNAETNLLIVSANSIISRSYYSNRFYLSGSRYPEIFGTATNLFAKPWYYNFYSSNSSITVFLPKFYEYFKYSNVTAGIGDPYVAEVLLSNDEFFLNRIEAHVMKGDIALANDELEYFLSTRTVGYVATDKITEAKVVAKYPVIANEFTPFYTMTPVQTSYIKALAETRRRDFVHEGMRWFDVKRFNLVVNHEAANRPTNILAKDDNRRALQIPLHASSTGVELNPR from the coding sequence ATGAAAAACTTAAAAATAGCATTATCCCTATTAATACTTTTAAGTATTAGTAGCTGTGATGATTTCTTGTCTGAGAAACCAGATAACAGAACAGAAATAGATACTCCGGATAAAATTTCTGAATTATTAGTAAATGCCTATCCTCAAATGAGTTATTTTGATATTGCAGAAACAATGTCAGATAACGTTTTTGATAGTGGTATGGCAGAAACATTACTAAAAAATCAACAAAACTATAATTGGGAAATTCAGACAGAAACTACAGATATTGACACTCAGGCCTACTATTGGGATGCTTGTTATAAAGCAATTGCACATGCAAATAAAGCGCTTGAAGCAATTGATCAGCTTGGAAATACAGTTGCTTTAAATCCGCAAAAAGGAGAAGCATTACTAGCGAGAGCATATTCTCACTTTATGTTGGTTTCTCTTTGGTCTAAACGTTATAATCCTGCTACTGCTGCTACTGATTTAGGAATTCCTTATGTTACAAAACCTGAAACAGAATTATTGACAAAATACAAACGAAATACTGTGAAAGAGGTTTTCGATTTTATTCAGAAAGATATTGAAGAGGGTTTACCATTAGTAACCAACGATTACAAAGAACCTAAGTTTCATTTTAATGTGAGCGCAGCCAAAGCCTTTGCAAGTAGATTTTATTTAATAAAAGGTGATTGGGACAAAGTTATTGAAGTGTCTAATGATTTAGGTTCCAGACCAGTTGGTAAATTGAGAGATTATTTTTCATATGAATCAATACCTGTTAATTCACAAAGATTAAACTATGCAACTAGTAATGCTGAAACGAACTTATTAATCGTCTCTGCAAATTCTATTATAAGCAGATCTTACTATTCAAACCGTTTTTATCTTTCAGGTTCTCGTTATCCGGAAATTTTCGGTACAGCTACAAACCTTTTTGCTAAACCATGGTATTATAACTTTTATTCTTCAAATAGTAGTATAACAGTTTTTTTACCTAAGTTTTACGAATATTTTAAATATTCAAATGTAACAGCTGGTATTGGAGATCCTTATGTCGCAGAAGTTTTATTAAGTAACGATGAATTTTTCTTAAACAGGATTGAAGCACATGTAATGAAAGGCGATATAGCTTTAGCAAATGACGAGCTTGAATATTTTTTATCAACAAGAACTGTAGGTTATGTTGCTACAGATAAAATAACTGAAGCAAAAGTTGTAGCAAAATATCCTGTAATTGCTAATGAATTTACACCGTTTTATACAATGACTCCAGTACAGACATCATATATAAAAGCACTTGCAGAAACAAGACGTAGAGATTTCGTACATGAAGGGATGAGGTGGTTTGATGTAAAACGTTTTAACCTTGTAGTAAATCATGAAGCAGCTAATAGACCAACTAATATTTTAG